GCACACTCCCAGGTCATGCTGACGGCTGTGAGGGAACAAGAGAACAGCCCCTTTGTTTAATACATAGGGGAATCGTCCTGTGTGTATTTGTCTATCGCTTAAAGACTTGTTGTCCGTTGACAAAAACCTGTTCAATATTGGTTGCAACAGCAAAGGGGTCGCCGTCTAAAATGACAAGATCAGCCTCTTTGCCTGCTTCAATACTGCCAACGCGGTCACTTACGCCGATAATTTCAGCAGCCGTCAGCGTGATTGCTTTTAGCGCGATGTCGCGCGGCAGACCTTCGCGGATGGCTAAGGCGGCCTCCAAACGGAGACTGCTGATTGGGAGAATGGGGTGGTCGGTGATTAGCGCAATTTTTACGCCGGCTTGATGTAGCAGGGCTGGTGTACTGTAAGTCCGTTCCCGCAATTCAACTTTTACCCGTGCGGTAATTGAGGGGCCAATGGTAGCGGTGACATTGCGGCGAGCTAATTCGTCAGCTATTTTATGAGCTGCTGTGGCATGCTCGATGTTGAGCTTTAGGCTGAACTCATCGGCAATGCGAATTGCCGTCATAATATCGTCGGCGGCATGAGCGTGCGCCCGCAGGGGGATTGTGCCGTTAAGCAGCAGCAGCAAAGCCTCCATGCGTAAATCGCGATCAGATGAAGTGGAATTTTTCTGATAGTTGCGGGCTTTCACCAGGGCTTCTCTAATGATACCGGCGATACTCATGCGGGTAGAGGGCGGCTGATCTTTATTGACATAGGTTTTGATAGGATTTTCGCCAAAGGCCATTTTAATTCCCGCAGGCTGACGCAGGACCATATGATCAATGATATGCCCATAGGTTTTTATTGCAACGCTTTGACCGCCGATTACTGTTTCGCTGCCCGGTGTAATGATAATTGTTGTAGTGCCGGAGCTGTAGGCGTCACGCAAGCCGGGGTCTTCGGGGTTAATGCCGTCAATGGCCCGCAGGTGGGGGCAAACCGGATCATTTACTTCGTTTTTATCCAGGTGAGCTGCTCCGGCGGCTTCTTCCGCCAGGCCGATATGAGTGTGGCAGTCGATAAAGCCAGGGGTAATTGTCTTGTCTCTGGCGTCAATTATTTTAGCATCGTGAGGGATGGAAATATGTTGGTTAACAGCCAGTATTTTGCCGTTTTGAATAAGAATTGTGGCCCCAGGCAGCGGACTGGTACTGGCAGCTGCTGCTGTATAGACTGTTCCTCCGCAAATAGCAAGCATAAGTTGCAGGCCTCCTGTTTCCTTGTTTTAAATGACGCAAGGTACCAGATAGTTTATGCACCGGCCGCCTTTTTATCCTGTGCGCCAAGGTGTTTTTACTGGTTGTTGTTGCCAATGCGTGCATGGTGGACAGGCTTTTCAATTTTGCGCAAATAGTGTAATATTCAGCAGGAAGCTCCGGCCTACCTGCTGAACATATACTTGGAAGGAGTGTAAGTTGTTTGGACGCAATTTTTTATGAAATAGAGCATAAAATCCGGGACGGCGTGCGATTAACCCGTGATGAAGGCCTGACTTTATTTAACTCACAGGATTTGGCC
This genomic interval from Dendrosporobacter quercicolus contains the following:
- a CDS encoding amidohydrolase, whose protein sequence is MLAICGGTVYTAAAASTSPLPGATILIQNGKILAVNQHISIPHDAKIIDARDKTITPGFIDCHTHIGLAEEAAGAAHLDKNEVNDPVCPHLRAIDGINPEDPGLRDAYSSGTTTIIITPGSETVIGGQSVAIKTYGHIIDHMVLRQPAGIKMAFGENPIKTYVNKDQPPSTRMSIAGIIREALVKARNYQKNSTSSDRDLRMEALLLLLNGTIPLRAHAHAADDIMTAIRIADEFSLKLNIEHATAAHKIADELARRNVTATIGPSITARVKVELRERTYSTPALLHQAGVKIALITDHPILPISSLRLEAALAIREGLPRDIALKAITLTAAEIIGVSDRVGSIEAGKEADLVILDGDPFAVATNIEQVFVNGQQVFKR